A single region of the Streptomyces caelestis genome encodes:
- a CDS encoding response regulator transcription factor, translating to MTTTSPQGRTELLRPDGSPVRVLVVDDEMSITELLSMALRYEGWQIRSAGDGTGAIQTARDFRPDAVVLDMMLPDMDGLAVLGRLRRELPDMPVLFLTAKDAVEDRIAGLTAGGDDYVTKPFSLEEVVARLRGLIRRSGAADRRSDSTLVVGDLTLDEDSHEVTRAGDNIHLTATEFELLRFLMRNPRRVLSKAQILDRVWSYDFGGQANVVELYISYLRRKIDAGREPMIHTRRGAGYLIKPAAS from the coding sequence ATGACCACGACCTCGCCCCAGGGGCGCACCGAACTGCTGAGGCCGGACGGGAGCCCCGTCCGAGTGCTTGTGGTGGACGACGAGATGTCGATCACCGAGCTGCTGTCCATGGCCCTGCGCTACGAGGGATGGCAGATCCGGAGTGCCGGTGACGGCACGGGTGCCATCCAGACCGCTCGCGACTTCCGGCCCGACGCCGTCGTGCTCGACATGATGCTGCCCGACATGGACGGGTTGGCCGTGCTCGGGCGGCTGCGCCGTGAGCTGCCGGACATGCCGGTTCTCTTCCTCACCGCCAAGGACGCCGTCGAGGACCGGATCGCCGGGCTGACGGCCGGTGGGGACGACTACGTCACCAAGCCGTTCAGCCTCGAAGAGGTCGTCGCGCGGCTGCGCGGGCTGATACGGCGGTCCGGTGCCGCCGACCGGCGCTCCGACTCCACGCTGGTCGTCGGCGACCTCACACTCGACGAGGACAGTCACGAGGTCACTCGGGCCGGTGACAACATCCACCTGACCGCGACCGAGTTCGAGCTGCTGCGGTTCCTGATGCGCAATCCGCGGCGCGTGCTGAGCAAGGCGCAGATCCTCGACCGCGTGTGGTCGTACGACTTCGGCGGGCAGGCCAACGTCGTCGAGCTGTACATCTCCTACCTGCGGCGGAAGATCGACGCCGGGCGGGAGCCGATGATCCACACCCGGCGTGGTGCCGGTTACCTGATCAAGCCCGCGGCGTCATGA
- a CDS encoding DUF2797 domain-containing protein: protein MAQAWKCSGLRWSADGPVLAWDGGRRSALTWGKRVAFGVAEGGVRTCVGARGHACPTGAAVSARSTGARCEECARLDRAHSVAADTITDDPRPYHVYLAWFGPGMVKVGITAEERGSARLLEQGAVCFSWLGVGPLMAARRTEELLRAALGVPDRIPYVGKRAVRAKLPEAAADRAREVAELHARAVALAAWPESLVREPLRVVDHVEVFGLAGLPAAVGEVGELVAGGVVSGELVAAAGPDLHLVTGGGVVVLDTRLMSGWGLVPAGGAELTVPVREFREEAGVQDGLF from the coding sequence ATGGCACAGGCATGGAAGTGCTCGGGGCTGCGGTGGTCGGCGGACGGTCCCGTGCTGGCGTGGGACGGTGGGCGGCGCAGTGCGCTGACCTGGGGGAAACGGGTGGCCTTCGGGGTTGCGGAAGGGGGCGTGCGGACGTGCGTGGGGGCTCGGGGGCACGCGTGCCCGACGGGGGCGGCCGTGTCGGCGCGGAGTACGGGGGCACGGTGCGAGGAGTGTGCGCGGCTGGACCGGGCGCACTCCGTGGCCGCCGACACGATCACGGACGACCCGCGGCCGTATCACGTGTATCTGGCGTGGTTCGGGCCCGGCATGGTCAAGGTCGGGATCACGGCGGAGGAGCGGGGCTCCGCGCGGCTGCTGGAGCAGGGGGCCGTGTGCTTCAGCTGGCTCGGAGTCGGGCCGCTCATGGCCGCTCGGCGTACGGAGGAGCTGTTGCGGGCCGCGCTGGGGGTGCCCGACCGGATTCCATACGTCGGCAAGCGGGCCGTGCGGGCCAAGTTGCCGGAGGCCGCCGCCGATCGGGCGCGTGAGGTCGCCGAGCTGCATGCGAGGGCCGTGGCACTTGCCGCGTGGCCGGAGTCGCTCGTGCGCGAGCCGCTGCGAGTCGTGGATCACGTGGAGGTGTTCGGGCTCGCCGGGTTGCCCGCCGCGGTCGGGGAGGTGGGCGAGCTCGTCGCCGGTGGGGTGGTGAGCGGGGAGCTTGTCGCCGCTGCCGGGCCCGATCTGCACCTGGTGACCGGGGGTGGGGTCGTCGTGCTGGATACGCGGCTGATGAGCGGGTGGGGGCTGGTGCCCGCCGGGGGTGCGGAACTGACCGTGCCGGTGAGGGAGTTCAGGGAGGAGGCGGGTGTGCAGGACGGGTTGTTCTGA
- a CDS encoding HGxxPAAW family protein, protein MSAHQYDHGHTVAGWVGTGIASVGAAVAGMGVCFVSGVLIAGGLAIGVVALLVTWALHLAGWGKGPAVRPRAEWGWRVRDSGARAGHDECLGCRLAGRRRAAGSSRTAEVAEGVSVGGVLGVGGEPEAVAVAADSGR, encoded by the coding sequence ATGAGCGCACATCAGTATGACCACGGGCACACCGTCGCCGGGTGGGTCGGAACCGGGATCGCGAGTGTCGGGGCCGCTGTGGCGGGGATGGGAGTGTGTTTCGTTTCGGGTGTGCTGATCGCCGGTGGGCTCGCGATCGGTGTGGTCGCTCTGCTCGTCACCTGGGCGCTGCATCTGGCCGGCTGGGGAAAGGGCCCGGCGGTGCGGCCCCGGGCGGAGTGGGGGTGGCGGGTGCGGGACTCGGGGGCGCGGGCCGGGCATGACGAGTGCCTCGGGTGCCGGCTGGCCGGACGGCGGCGGGCGGCGGGTTCGAGCCGTACCGCCGAGGTGGCCGAAGGCGTTTCCGTAGGCGGCGTTCTGGGTGTCGGCGGGGAGCCCGAGGCCGTCGCCGTGGCGGCCGACTCCGGGCGCTGA
- a CDS encoding MarR family winged helix-turn-helix transcriptional regulator translates to MQAKPRPAATPEQALSAMDHLIATHLVGQHEIAQQVGLNVTDLTCFAYVVEAGDNLPTAGDLAARAHVTTGAVTGILNRLERAGYITRRPDPTDRRRIRVAARPEAVARVREVYEPYYARLTELFADYSPDEIAVLNDWFTRASALAANYLEEHCRPN, encoded by the coding sequence ATGCAAGCCAAGCCGCGCCCGGCCGCCACGCCGGAGCAGGCACTGTCGGCGATGGACCACCTCATCGCGACGCACCTGGTCGGACAGCACGAGATCGCCCAACAGGTAGGCCTGAATGTGACGGACCTCACCTGCTTCGCCTACGTCGTCGAGGCCGGCGACAACCTGCCCACAGCCGGCGACCTGGCAGCCCGAGCCCACGTCACGACGGGCGCGGTCACCGGCATCCTCAACCGCCTGGAACGCGCCGGCTACATCACCCGCCGCCCCGACCCGACCGACCGCCGCCGCATCCGCGTAGCCGCCCGGCCCGAGGCGGTCGCCCGCGTCCGGGAGGTCTACGAGCCGTACTACGCCCGGCTCACGGAACTCTTCGCGGACTACTCCCCCGACGAGATCGCGGTCCTGAACGACTGGTTCACCCGCGCGAGCGCGCTGGCGGCGAACTACCTGGAGGAACATTGCCGACCCAACTGA
- a CDS encoding GYD domain-containing protein has translation MPLYLSRFSYTPETWARLIGRPEDRAQAAQSYIESVGGRLHGFWYAFGRHDGYTLWEAPDNVSMAAVALAISGGGALSSLETTVLLTVDETMEALRAAEQVQYRAPGA, from the coding sequence ATGCCGCTCTATCTGTCGAGGTTCAGCTACACCCCGGAGACCTGGGCGAGGCTGATCGGCCGCCCGGAGGACCGCGCACAGGCCGCTCAGTCGTACATCGAGTCCGTCGGCGGGAGGCTCCATGGCTTCTGGTACGCCTTCGGCCGCCACGACGGCTACACCCTGTGGGAGGCTCCGGACAACGTGTCCATGGCCGCGGTTGCGCTGGCGATCAGCGGGGGTGGCGCGCTGAGTTCGCTGGAGACAACCGTTCTCCTGACCGTCGACGAAACGATGGAGGCCCTGCGCGCAGCCGAGCAGGTCCAGTACCGGGCTCCTGGCGCGTAG
- a CDS encoding DUF5819 family protein — MSGSAHGGDDTARTERAVMMRKYLSTIAADRVAAHNGGTFDFIQLRVVTLPVAAHGPAVGDRPPTPVESRLLPWWKVTRHAQ, encoded by the coding sequence ATGAGCGGATCCGCGCACGGAGGAGACGACACGGCGCGCACGGAACGCGCCGTGATGATGCGGAAGTACCTGAGCACCATCGCCGCGGACCGCGTCGCCGCCCACAACGGCGGCACTTTCGACTTCATTCAGCTCCGTGTCGTCACACTGCCCGTCGCCGCGCACGGCCCCGCGGTCGGCGATCGCCCGCCGACGCCGGTCGAGAGCCGGCTTCTGCCCTGGTGGAAGGTGACCCGCCATGCCCAATGA
- a CDS encoding PP2C family protein-serine/threonine phosphatase, whose protein sequence is MDAADVVAEDLRQRFKAARVSFLIVDLTGKAVARLSTAPATGGREAERIPMFGSAYEEVIRTQRLYQEATGQGHRVIMPVTNRGDAIGLLELLLPADPGEDVLDAVGEAAHVLAYIMIANGRYTDLYTWGKRSVPPTLAAEIQYQLLPPSLSCEAAQFTLCGSLEPSENLSGDTFDYTLDRDTLHVSVTDPMGHDIDAALAATVLVSALRGVRRAGAGLAEQARRADQALADHGHGHATGQLLRVHLRTGKAQLVNAGHPWPLRMREGAVEVITCEVDPPFGLSVFAPGPYRVQELDLRPGDRLLMFTDGMVERHGDKVDLAALLEHTRDLHPREAALALTAAVRDAAGGKLEDDATVVCLDWHGPHETQRHVSSGADTRQASAPREKQQP, encoded by the coding sequence GTGGATGCCGCCGACGTGGTCGCGGAGGATCTGCGGCAGCGCTTCAAGGCGGCAAGGGTCTCTTTCCTCATCGTGGATTTGACGGGGAAGGCCGTGGCGCGGCTGTCGACCGCCCCTGCGACGGGCGGCCGGGAGGCGGAACGGATCCCGATGTTCGGCAGCGCCTACGAGGAGGTGATCCGTACCCAGCGGCTGTATCAGGAGGCGACCGGTCAGGGGCACCGGGTGATCATGCCGGTGACCAACCGGGGGGACGCGATCGGGCTGCTGGAACTGCTCCTGCCGGCCGACCCCGGCGAGGACGTCCTGGACGCGGTCGGCGAAGCCGCTCACGTCCTGGCCTACATCATGATCGCCAACGGGCGGTACACCGATCTCTACACCTGGGGCAAACGCTCCGTGCCGCCCACCTTGGCAGCAGAGATCCAGTACCAGCTACTGCCCCCGTCCCTGTCCTGCGAGGCCGCGCAGTTCACGCTGTGCGGGAGCCTGGAGCCCTCCGAGAACCTCAGCGGCGACACGTTCGACTACACCTTGGACCGCGACACCCTGCATGTGTCGGTGACCGACCCCATGGGACACGACATCGATGCAGCCCTGGCCGCCACGGTCCTGGTGAGCGCCCTGCGCGGTGTCCGCCGCGCGGGAGCCGGCCTGGCCGAACAGGCCCGCCGGGCCGACCAGGCGCTGGCCGATCACGGCCACGGTCACGCCACTGGGCAGCTGCTGCGCGTGCATCTCCGCACCGGGAAGGCCCAGCTCGTCAACGCCGGTCACCCGTGGCCGCTCCGCATGCGCGAGGGGGCTGTGGAGGTGATCACCTGCGAGGTGGACCCTCCCTTCGGCCTGTCCGTGTTCGCGCCCGGCCCCTACCGCGTCCAGGAGCTCGACCTGCGTCCTGGTGACCGTCTGCTCATGTTCACCGACGGCATGGTCGAACGTCATGGCGACAAGGTCGACCTCGCCGCCCTGCTGGAGCACACCCGGGACCTGCACCCGCGGGAGGCCGCGCTGGCGCTGACGGCCGCGGTCCGGGACGCCGCCGGCGGCAAGCTCGAAGATGACGCCACGGTCGTGTGCCTGGACTGGCACGGCCCCCACGAGACCCAGCGGCACGTCAGCTCCGGGGCGGACACCCGGCAGGCTTCAGCCCCCCGCGAGAAGCAGCAGCCGTGA
- a CDS encoding SSI family serine proteinase inhibitor: MSISHAIRRGDPGNASRTFEASRTTAPSGLRRLVVGAAASVAAFGSLAAVSPAAYAQAFPPPAGLDGGQGPARDHLTVTVRNAGGEVDGTYELYCGPNGGSHPDPDGACAALERDTRWGKDVFAPAPEGGFCTMQYGGPATAHVTGTWAGRPVDATYDRRDGCGIARWDRLVPLLPDMGSEKHP, encoded by the coding sequence ATGTCGATCTCGCATGCCATTCGCCGGGGTGACCCCGGAAACGCGTCCCGGACCTTCGAGGCCTCCCGGACCACCGCTCCTTCCGGTCTGCGGCGGCTCGTCGTCGGTGCCGCCGCCTCGGTCGCCGCCTTCGGGTCGCTGGCCGCGGTCTCTCCGGCCGCGTACGCCCAGGCCTTCCCGCCCCCGGCCGGGCTCGACGGCGGCCAGGGCCCGGCCCGGGACCATCTCACCGTCACCGTGCGGAACGCGGGCGGTGAGGTCGATGGGACGTATGAGTTGTACTGCGGGCCCAATGGTGGCAGTCATCCCGACCCGGACGGGGCCTGTGCCGCCCTGGAGCGGGACACCCGGTGGGGGAAGGACGTCTTCGCACCCGCCCCGGAGGGCGGCTTCTGCACCATGCAGTACGGCGGGCCGGCCACCGCGCACGTCACCGGCACCTGGGCCGGACGGCCCGTCGACGCCACGTACGACCGCCGGGACGGCTGCGGGATCGCCCGCTGGGACCGGCTCGTGCCGCTGCTGCCGGACATGGGCTCCGAGAAGCACCCCTGA
- a CDS encoding hybrid sensor histidine kinase/response regulator, whose product MLVNANGTVVNANTIALEAFETPGTALVGRGLLDLLPQFDSKLIPGSMRRPEHLDPHARTKPTRMIARRTDGTEFPVEVTSANLENGQQAYDGYGYTSDELLMLVVRDLSGTVDTEAELARSQRQTEMILRAAAEGVVGTDTDGRIVLVNPAAAQILGYRASDLGGRELHTLVLHSRADGSPFPYEESALADTLRSGRKHRVRGQVLYAKNGGKVPVDLTTAPVRDGEQLVGAVMTFTDRRPYDAVVEEKEAALKRHEEELERIAEEHASELTALRQQHVTELEELRERHAEELGANEERYAALGEREKDRYEALAARHEQLLTLLGRSLRGPLEELRHELAALAADDAGQLWPEANQVLHHLSAGYSRITTLIDNVLGYQRLDTGSEGISRTKVMLDAVVAAGVDGAVELIGPGRVQFAVHAPPIEAEVDPRLLATALAHLVADVAGVDATGNTPVSAGGYMDNTVVVAAAQRGEVVRIEVRGPYAGGDTVHEPIVRGIVRAHGGVLQTHEVPGMSGSAYVLEVPIGGGAGAVAADAAAQAVDEGLPEGEQASGEQTSGGGRRRARRANTDAFLDGDVPADGDVAGEADGSGAEGAVPTGRRRRRAAGEPAALPAQASGEGTAVSGGTGRRRRAAEDAGAPAALPVGGAVQGVAEGAVVTAAEHAAGTAASGTGLGGTVPPQGVPAPSGRRARPEAGEQHALPPALPAASGEAAGGSADAAQGQAQASQPTGRRRRALAAAAERAAAQEAAGPRPVFALPPAEADQAPAGPAEPADQGQQVAPGGVPGQGQVPGQGHGVVAVPGPAAVGDGAAEEGRHDAVPHDQSADHTPPQPHPTSAPTGRRRRAVAAQPADGAGAQVPGTAGAGAGSQGIPAQQDVTGQVPAGQTGPGQGAPGQGVPVQAGVTAGQVAPGTAVPPQGVAVPAQGNAAHPNPQGNAVPPQGDVPHVNVPQPQGTAVPPQGVAAAPQGVAVPPQGVSVPAPGGLGHSVQAALPSQALQPASLNQPHGAQPLPQQGIAAPQQQPSTGQPLPAEASPGQDTPARGTPAPGTPAQGTATPEVPSPAQGTPATQSQPWPAADDSTGAGTAVPPTGAAQSVPPNGTARPAPPNGTPAAQVPPPGTPLPPEGAAQARRAAQPLPSEAAALVDPNSTQGRAISVRTLGQGVPFNRQAAHVQQPSGAPVGRPPAASAPQPSATPPPHQPGGSGRRRKLGTPPDPATRTEQAGRSEQISRQETAPRPEQAARPHPTAEPTPAQGTASVPAPVAAQPSLAGQSRLAQMTEGGGRSYAIGAPDENAAEGPEPLDGPGGAVEVADPPLPQPMDDELPPEPLDNPRRLLVWPAPDVSTSQALSDRGYRPVIVNSREEVDAQIAAFPAALFVDPLTGPITRTALQSLRQAAVAAEVPVLVTAGLGQASRDAAYGADPAVLLKALAPRDSEQHPPRVLLIEEHAEIALALTATLERRGMQVARAASDADAVTLAGQFRPNLVVMDLMQVHRRQAGIVDWLRANGQLTRTPLVVYTAAVDQADLPRLASGETVLFLAERSTSGEVQSRIVDLLSRIGTN is encoded by the coding sequence GTGCTGGTCAATGCCAACGGGACGGTCGTCAACGCCAACACCATCGCCCTGGAGGCCTTCGAGACGCCGGGCACCGCTCTGGTGGGGCGCGGGCTGCTCGATCTGCTGCCGCAGTTCGACTCCAAGCTCATCCCGGGGTCCATGCGGCGGCCGGAGCACCTCGATCCGCATGCCCGGACCAAGCCGACCCGGATGATCGCGCGCAGGACGGACGGAACCGAGTTCCCCGTCGAGGTCACCAGCGCGAATCTGGAGAACGGGCAGCAGGCCTACGACGGTTACGGCTACACCAGCGACGAGCTGCTCATGCTCGTCGTGCGGGACCTGTCCGGCACCGTGGACACCGAGGCCGAGCTGGCGCGGTCGCAGCGGCAGACCGAGATGATTCTGCGGGCCGCGGCCGAGGGCGTCGTCGGGACCGACACCGACGGGCGGATCGTGCTCGTCAATCCGGCCGCCGCTCAGATACTGGGTTACCGGGCCAGTGACCTCGGCGGGCGTGAGCTGCACACGCTCGTGCTGCACTCGCGTGCCGACGGGTCGCCCTTCCCGTACGAGGAGTCGGCGCTCGCCGACACCCTGCGCTCCGGGCGCAAGCACCGGGTGCGCGGGCAGGTGCTGTACGCCAAGAACGGCGGCAAGGTGCCGGTCGATCTGACGACCGCGCCCGTGCGCGACGGCGAGCAGCTCGTCGGCGCCGTGATGACCTTCACCGACCGGCGGCCCTACGACGCCGTCGTCGAGGAGAAGGAGGCGGCGCTCAAGCGCCACGAGGAAGAGCTGGAGCGGATCGCCGAGGAGCACGCCTCCGAGCTGACCGCGCTGCGCCAGCAGCACGTCACCGAGCTGGAGGAGCTGCGCGAGCGGCACGCCGAGGAACTCGGCGCGAACGAGGAGCGGTACGCCGCCCTCGGGGAGCGGGAGAAGGACCGGTACGAGGCGCTCGCCGCGCGGCACGAGCAGCTGCTGACCCTGCTCGGGCGGTCGCTGCGCGGGCCGCTGGAGGAGCTGCGGCACGAGCTGGCCGCGCTGGCCGCGGACGACGCCGGGCAGCTGTGGCCCGAGGCCAACCAGGTGCTGCACCACCTGTCCGCCGGGTATTCGCGCATCACGACGCTCATCGACAACGTCCTCGGCTATCAGCGGCTCGACACGGGCAGCGAGGGCATCTCCCGTACGAAGGTGATGCTGGACGCCGTCGTCGCCGCCGGTGTCGACGGGGCCGTCGAGCTCATCGGGCCCGGGCGGGTGCAGTTCGCCGTGCACGCGCCGCCCATCGAGGCCGAGGTCGATCCCAGGCTGCTCGCGACCGCCCTCGCGCATCTGGTCGCGGACGTGGCGGGGGTCGACGCGACCGGCAACACGCCCGTGTCGGCGGGCGGCTACATGGACAACACCGTCGTGGTAGCGGCGGCCCAGCGCGGCGAGGTCGTACGCATCGAGGTGCGAGGACCGTACGCCGGCGGCGACACCGTGCACGAGCCCATCGTCCGCGGGATCGTCCGGGCTCACGGTGGCGTGCTCCAGACGCATGAAGTGCCGGGGATGAGCGGTAGCGCGTACGTCCTCGAAGTGCCGATCGGGGGCGGGGCCGGGGCCGTCGCCGCGGATGCCGCCGCTCAGGCGGTGGACGAGGGGCTGCCCGAGGGTGAGCAGGCCTCCGGTGAGCAGACTTCCGGTGGAGGGCGGCGCCGGGCGCGGCGGGCCAATACCGACGCGTTCCTGGACGGTGACGTTCCGGCTGACGGCGACGTGGCCGGCGAGGCCGATGGGTCCGGTGCCGAGGGGGCCGTGCCCACCGGGCGGCGCCGGAGGCGGGCCGCCGGGGAACCGGCTGCCCTTCCCGCGCAGGCTTCCGGTGAGGGTACGGCCGTGTCGGGCGGTACCGGGCGGCGGCGGCGTGCGGCCGAGGACGCCGGGGCTCCTGCGGCCCTGCCCGTCGGGGGTGCCGTCCAGGGTGTCGCCGAAGGAGCCGTCGTCACGGCCGCCGAGCATGCGGCGGGGACCGCCGCCTCGGGTACGGGGCTGGGCGGGACCGTTCCGCCGCAGGGCGTGCCCGCGCCCTCCGGGCGGCGGGCCCGGCCGGAAGCCGGCGAGCAGCACGCGCTGCCGCCGGCACTGCCCGCGGCGTCCGGCGAGGCCGCCGGGGGCTCCGCCGACGCGGCCCAGGGTCAGGCCCAGGCCTCGCAGCCGACCGGGCGTCGGCGGCGGGCGCTGGCTGCCGCCGCCGAGCGGGCGGCAGCGCAGGAGGCGGCGGGGCCGCGTCCGGTGTTCGCTCTGCCGCCGGCCGAGGCGGATCAGGCCCCGGCTGGACCGGCTGAACCTGCCGACCAGGGGCAGCAGGTCGCGCCGGGTGGTGTGCCCGGTCAGGGGCAGGTGCCGGGTCAGGGGCACGGAGTCGTGGCGGTTCCCGGTCCGGCCGCCGTCGGTGACGGGGCTGCCGAGGAGGGACGGCACGATGCCGTCCCGCACGACCAGTCCGCCGATCACACCCCGCCTCAGCCGCATCCCACGAGTGCGCCGACCGGGCGTCGGCGGCGGGCCGTTGCGGCTCAGCCGGCCGACGGGGCCGGAGCGCAGGTGCCCGGTACGGCTGGTGCCGGGGCTGGTTCGCAGGGGATTCCCGCGCAGCAGGACGTCACCGGGCAGGTTCCGGCGGGCCAGACCGGTCCGGGGCAGGGCGCCCCGGGGCAGGGTGTGCCCGTCCAGGCCGGGGTGACTGCCGGGCAGGTCGCGCCCGGTACGGCCGTGCCGCCGCAGGGCGTGGCGGTTCCGGCGCAGGGGAACGCAGCTCACCCGAACCCGCAGGGCAACGCCGTTCCCCCCCAGGGGGACGTCCCGCACGTGAACGTCCCTCAGCCGCAGGGCACCGCAGTCCCGCCCCAGGGGGTCGCCGCGGCACCGCAGGGCGTCGCCGTACCCCCGCAGGGCGTGTCCGTCCCCGCCCCGGGCGGTCTCGGGCACAGCGTGCAGGCGGCCCTCCCGAGTCAGGCGCTCCAGCCTGCCTCCCTGAATCAGCCACACGGCGCCCAGCCCCTGCCGCAGCAGGGCATCGCCGCACCGCAGCAGCAGCCCTCCACCGGTCAGCCGCTCCCCGCCGAGGCCTCCCCCGGGCAAGACACCCCGGCCCGGGGAACGCCTGCTCCGGGCACCCCGGCCCAGGGCACCGCCACCCCCGAAGTCCCGTCCCCGGCCCAAGGCACCCCCGCCACCCAGTCACAGCCCTGGCCCGCCGCCGACGACAGCACGGGGGCCGGTACCGCCGTGCCTCCGACCGGCGCGGCACAGTCCGTACCTCCCAACGGCACCGCCCGCCCCGCGCCCCCGAACGGCACCCCCGCGGCCCAGGTCCCGCCCCCGGGCACCCCGTTGCCCCCGGAGGGCGCGGCGCAGGCGCGACGGGCGGCTCAGCCGTTGCCCTCGGAGGCCGCCGCACTCGTCGACCCGAACTCCACGCAGGGGCGGGCGATCAGCGTGCGGACGCTGGGGCAGGGCGTGCCGTTCAACCGGCAGGCGGCCCACGTGCAGCAGCCGTCAGGGGCGCCCGTCGGGCGTCCCCCGGCCGCTTCCGCGCCCCAGCCCTCGGCGACGCCGCCCCCGCACCAGCCGGGCGGATCGGGCCGGCGCCGCAAGCTCGGCACGCCGCCCGACCCGGCCACGCGGACGGAACAGGCCGGTCGGAGCGAACAGATCTCCCGCCAGGAGACGGCGCCGCGTCCGGAGCAGGCCGCGCGCCCGCACCCGACGGCCGAGCCGACGCCCGCGCAGGGCACCGCCTCGGTCCCCGCGCCCGTCGCGGCACAGCCGTCCCTCGCCGGACAGTCGCGGCTCGCGCAGATGACCGAGGGTGGTGGACGGTCGTACGCCATAGGCGCGCCGGACGAGAACGCCGCCGAGGGGCCGGAGCCGCTGGACGGGCCCGGTGGTGCCGTGGAGGTGGCCGATCCGCCGCTGCCGCAGCCGATGGACGACGAGTTGCCGCCGGAGCCGTTGGACAACCCGCGGCGGCTGCTGGTGTGGCCCGCGCCGGACGTCAGCACCTCGCAGGCGCTGAGCGACCGCGGCTACCGGCCCGTGATCGTGAACTCGCGCGAGGAGGTCGACGCGCAGATCGCGGCCTTCCCGGCGGCACTGTTCGTCGACCCGCTGACCGGGCCGATCACGCGTACGGCGTTGCAGTCGCTGCGGCAGGCCGCCGTCGCCGCCGAGGTGCCCGTCCTGGTCACGGCCGGACTCGGCCAGGCCTCGCGGGACGCGGCGTACGGTGCCGATCCCGCCGTCCTGCTGAAGGCGCTGGCGCCGCGCGACAGTGAGCAGCACCCGCCGCGCGTGCTGCTGATCGAGGAGCACGCGGAGATCGCGCTGGCGCTGACGGCGACGCTGGAACGGCGCGGGATGCAGGTCGCGCGGGCGGCGAGTGACGCCGACGCGGTGACGCTGGCGGGGCAGTTCCGGCCGAACCTGGTCGTGATGGATCTGATGCAGGTGCACCGGCGGCAGGCCGGGATCGTGGACTGGCTGCGCGCGAACGGGCAGCTCACCCGCACCCCGCTCGTCGTCTACACGGCCGCCGTCGACCAGGCCGACCTGCCGCGGCTGGCCTCCGGAGAAACGGTGCTCTTCCTCGCGGAGCGGTCCACCAGCGGCGAGGTGCAGTCCCGGATCGTCGACCTGCTGTCCCGGATCGGGACCAACTAG
- a CDS encoding TetR family transcriptional regulator — protein MAARDPEATKARIFEAAVAEFARHGIAGARIDRIAAEAKANKQLIYAYFGNKAELFAIVLEKKMLHLAEAVPVDPDDIEGWVDRLMDYHAAHPELLRLLFWEGLEYGNTELPHESDRQQHYARKVAALREGQDRGVVTDAIPAADLLFLLTALANWTAVVPQMRRILVGGEDPDRDRLRTSVKEAARRLTAR, from the coding sequence ATGGCAGCAAGGGACCCCGAGGCCACCAAAGCCCGGATCTTCGAGGCGGCGGTCGCCGAGTTCGCCCGGCACGGCATCGCCGGCGCCCGCATCGACCGCATCGCCGCCGAGGCGAAGGCCAACAAGCAGTTGATCTACGCCTACTTCGGCAACAAGGCGGAGCTGTTCGCGATCGTCCTCGAGAAGAAGATGCTCCACCTCGCCGAGGCCGTCCCCGTCGACCCGGACGACATCGAGGGCTGGGTCGACCGCCTGATGGACTACCACGCCGCCCACCCGGAGCTGCTGCGCCTGCTCTTCTGGGAGGGCCTGGAGTACGGCAACACCGAACTGCCCCACGAGTCCGACCGCCAGCAGCACTACGCCCGCAAGGTCGCCGCCCTCCGGGAGGGTCAGGACCGGGGCGTCGTCACCGACGCCATTCCGGCGGCCGACCTGCTGTTCCTGCTGACGGCCCTGGCCAACTGGACCGCGGTCGTGCCGCAGATGCGGCGCATCCTGGTCGGCGGCGAGGACCCCGACCGGGACCGCCTGCGCACCTCGGTCAAGGAGGCGGCCCGCCGCCTCACGGCCCGATAG